The Thalassophryne amazonica chromosome 8, fThaAma1.1, whole genome shotgun sequence genome includes a window with the following:
- the agk gene encoding acylglycerol kinase, mitochondrial, with protein MARVVKVFRTLRNHWKKSTAAVCVLSYGSHWIYGKYCDSIVRREACLEAREFGHQLITPQHRLKKATVILNPAASRGKAKNLFEKNAAPILHLAGIEITIVKTDYEGQAKKLMELMEQPDMLIVAGGDGTLQEVVTGLLRRPDQDTFSETPIGFIPLGSRNSLSPSLHTLSDNKVKDITSATLSILKGEVVPLDVLQIKGEKEQPVFALMGLQWGVFRDTAATVTKYWYLGPLKTKAAHWFCTLRKWPLVREVSMSYMPPRLRPPDLPPEKPPRPNLLYRIVRRLKTNWSPPVQEPEKVEEPVMWENQHLSTLELFIQTHNRNPVERRVNDSLMIWAEPDNLTVSEFITAGCKKEDDPTVFTKNATKLEVGACQLQLPEGAGGFYNIDNEEYEAMPVEVRLLPRKLQFFISAERRDQLVSQKALTRKPQT; from the exons ATGGCACGGGTTGTGAAAGTGTTTCGGACTCTGAGGAATCACTGGAAGAAATCGACGGCTGCTGTGTGCGTCCTGAGCTACGGCAGTCACTGGATCTATGGCAAATACTG TGACAGTATTGTGCGCAGAGAAGCTTGTTTGGAGGCCAGG GAATTTGGGCATCAGCTGATCACACCCCAGCATCGCCTCAAAAAGGCAACTGTAATCTTGAACCCTGCAGCGAGCAGAGG GAAAGCCAAAAATTTATTTGAAAAGAATGCTGCTCCTATTTTACACCTTGCTGGTATAGAGATCACCATAGTTAAG ACAGACTATGAAGGTCAGGCAAAAAAACTGATGGAGCTCATGGAGCAGCCAGACATGTTGATTGTGGCTGGAGGTGACGGCACATTGCAGGAAGTCGTCACAGGTTTACTGCGAAGGCCCGATCAA GACACATTTAGTGAAACTCCAATCGGATTCATTCCTCTAGGGTCTCGCAACTCCCTGAGTCCAAGTCTTCACACTCTCAGTGACAACAAGGTCAA ggACATTACGTCAGCAACTCTGTCCATTCTGAAGGGAGAAGTTGTACCTCTGGATGTTCTGCAGATCAAA ggTGAAAAAGAACAGCCAGTGTTTGCTCTGATGGGACTGCAGTGGGGGGTTTTCAGAGACACGGCTGCAACAGTCACCAA ATATTGGTACCTTGGACCACTGAAGACAAAAGCAGCACATTGGTTTTGCACTCTACGG AAGTGGCCCCTGGTCCGAGAAGTTTCCATGTCCTACATGCCTCCCAGACTTCGACCCCCTGACCTACCCCCAGAGAAGCCACCAAGGCCCAACCTGCTCTACCGCATCGTGCGCCGGCTGAAAaccaactggagtccacctgtacAAG AGCCTGAAAAAGTTGAAGAGCCAGTGATGTGGGAGAATCAACATTTATCTACATTAGAACTGTTCAttcaaacacacaacagaaaccCAGTGGAGAGG CGAGTAAATGACTCTCTGATGATCTGGGCGGAGCCGGACAACTTGACCGTGAGCGAGTTCATCACTGCCGG TTGTAAAAAAGAAGACGACCCCACTGTTTTCACCAAAAACGCCACAAAATTGGAAGTCGGTGCATGTCAGCTGCAGCTGCCAGAG GGTGCCGGCGGCTTCTACAACATCGACAACGAGGAGTACGAGGCCATGCCGGTAGAAGTAAGGCTGTTGCCACGGAAACTACAGTTCTTCATCAGTGCGGAGCGCAGAGATCAGCTCGTGTCACAGAAGGCGCTGACGAGAAAACCTCAAACGTGA